The proteins below come from a single Chryseobacterium capnotolerans genomic window:
- a CDS encoding MFS transporter, protein MSDNHHESYENMTDRQKNRTIWSVITASSLGTLIEWYDFYIFGSLAIVLATKFFPADNPTAAFLSTLATFAAGFVVRPFGALFFGRLGDIIGRKYTFLVTLLIMGFSTFLIGCIPSYETIGFLAPVLVLILRLLQGLALGGEYGGAATYVAEYAQPHRRGYWTSWIQTTATAGLFISLIVILITKSTLSPEEFDGWGWRVPFWISILMVGVSYIIRKNMKESPLFAKAKSEGKTSKNPLKESFGNKFNFKFVLLALFGAAMGQGVIWYTGQFYAMSFMQKVMNIDSTQVDYLMATALFLGTPFFVFFGWLSDKIGRKAVMMTGMLVAILAYRPIYDSMFKSVSLENKTVASSGITEKRTAKIHNDIATDSLVTFHKETLFTDGTLIKKDSIVHWSPTGPVMKDGKAEEAKVSQSVKVSDSTKWYLVFLVFIQVIFVTMVYGPIAAFLVEMFPVRIRYTSMSLPYHIGNGVFGGLLPAVATYLVTTGKEAGHATWYLEGLWYPIGVAAVCLIIGLIYLKNKNNNLHD, encoded by the coding sequence ATGAGCGACAATCATCACGAAAGCTACGAAAATATGACCGACAGGCAGAAGAACCGCACCATTTGGAGCGTGATCACAGCCTCATCTCTCGGAACATTGATAGAATGGTACGACTTCTACATTTTTGGAAGCCTGGCCATCGTTTTGGCCACTAAATTTTTCCCGGCGGACAATCCTACAGCCGCGTTTTTATCTACTTTAGCTACTTTTGCAGCAGGATTTGTGGTAAGACCTTTTGGAGCTTTATTCTTCGGAAGATTAGGTGATATTATCGGAAGAAAATACACCTTCCTTGTCACGTTACTCATCATGGGATTCTCCACTTTCCTTATCGGATGCATCCCGAGTTATGAAACCATCGGGTTCCTTGCTCCGGTTTTGGTTTTAATCCTGAGATTATTACAGGGTCTTGCTCTTGGAGGTGAATACGGAGGCGCGGCAACCTATGTGGCCGAATACGCACAACCTCATCGAAGAGGCTATTGGACTTCCTGGATTCAAACCACTGCCACAGCAGGACTTTTCATTTCACTGATCGTTATTTTAATTACCAAAAGCACACTTTCTCCTGAAGAATTTGATGGCTGGGGCTGGAGAGTTCCTTTCTGGATCTCAATTCTAATGGTAGGAGTTTCTTATATCATCAGAAAAAACATGAAGGAATCTCCTCTTTTTGCAAAAGCGAAAAGTGAAGGAAAAACATCTAAAAATCCTTTAAAAGAGAGCTTTGGTAATAAATTCAACTTTAAATTCGTTCTTCTTGCCCTTTTTGGAGCTGCCATGGGACAAGGGGTAATCTGGTACACAGGACAGTTCTACGCCATGAGCTTCATGCAGAAAGTAATGAACATTGATTCTACTCAGGTAGATTATTTAATGGCTACCGCCCTATTCTTAGGAACTCCTTTCTTTGTATTTTTCGGCTGGTTATCAGATAAAATAGGAAGAAAAGCGGTGATGATGACAGGAATGCTGGTGGCTATTTTAGCTTACAGACCTATTTACGACAGTATGTTCAAAAGCGTCAGTCTTGAAAATAAAACTGTAGCCTCCAGCGGAATCACAGAAAAAAGAACCGCTAAAATCCACAATGATATCGCTACAGACAGCCTTGTAACCTTCCATAAAGAAACACTTTTCACAGATGGAACATTAATCAAAAAAGACAGTATTGTTCACTGGTCACCGACTGGCCCGGTAATGAAAGACGGCAAAGCTGAAGAAGCTAAAGTTTCACAATCTGTAAAAGTAAGTGACAGTACAAAATGGTATCTGGTCTTCCTAGTATTCATTCAGGTTATATTCGTGACGATGGTTTACGGACCTATTGCAGCATTCCTTGTTGAAATGTTCCCGGTGAGAATCCGCTATACATCGATGTCTTTACCTTACCATATCGGAAATGGTGTATTTGGAGGGCTTCTTCCTGCAGTGGCTACTTATCTTGTAACTACGGGAAAAGAAGCCGGCCATGCCACATGGTATCTTGAAGGATTATGGTATCCGATTGGAGTCGCAGCAGTCTGTCTGATTATCGGATTAATTTATCTTAAAAATAAGAACAATAATCTTCACGATTAG
- a CDS encoding DUF6814 family protein — protein MNGLKKILGILWIAIAVIVGYFGITVMGIPKITSGKQEDLVFGIIIMFVLMPIISGGMAVFGYYALTGEYSDDKI, from the coding sequence ATGAACGGACTAAAAAAAATATTAGGCATACTCTGGATCGCCATTGCAGTGATCGTGGGATATTTTGGAATTACGGTAATGGGAATTCCAAAGATTACCTCAGGAAAACAGGAAGATCTGGTTTTCGGAATCATCATTATGTTTGTGCTGATGCCGATTATCTCAGGCGGAATGGCGGTTTTTGGCTATTATGCTTTAACAGGAGAATATTCTGACGACAAAATATAG
- a CDS encoding ATP-binding protein, producing MNSFALFSVVMFYLALLFLVAHLAEKKRSKFWINNPYIYALSLAVYCTAWTYYGSIGVAATSGLNYLPIYIGPAMIIPAWIYINTRIVRIARVNKISSLADFISLRYGNSRSLSAIITIVCLFAIVPYIGLQIKAISETFHLVTETPMSKNILTDNATFVVVLIALFSSYYGTRYVDASEKRLGIISAIALESFLKLFFIIILGFFVIYYVFDGFTDIYQKACLFKDFKEKNTFNGIEGAMNWMVLCMISATAICILPRQFHTAIVENRQEKHIRTAIWFFPLYLLIFTVFIFPIAWGGRLIFEGEKVNPEFYSILIPQHFGNTLITVLVFLGGLSSCISMIIISAITLSIMLSNNLIIPYGLLGKLKSENEEQNTRSITNIRKFSIFALIIMAFVFYKYFILKTSLDSVGLISFVIIAQLAPAFFGAIFWRRGSYKGAVIGLTAGLAICYFGLIIPQYYFSYNQEFKGVLRDMYNSFNFFTIPYLARIPQIFFWSILVNTGLFTIISVSTKGNYRERNFAELYVDIDKYIQNHENAFIWRGTAYISDIQNILERFLGKNKTEQALRIFNLKYNIDSKTETADSRFIKFSENLLAGRIGTASAKILIEGVTKEDKISLKEVLNILEESKENISLNKKLTEQSEELQKLSDDLRTANESLIVKDRQKDDFLDSVAHELRTPITAIRSAGEILADDDDIPFEIKQEFLNNIITESDRLSEIINDILYLDKLQHGEISLSILQNNILETYKKALNPLLHLIHQKNIHLSEVNLLNRVIFEYDEARMIQLLQNIWGNALKFTDEQGTIQTKLFERENQLIITIFNTGKHIPEEDLEMIFDKFYQSKNQNILKPTGSGLGLAISKKIIQAHNGSIKAENSGLGVTFTISLPDSIINEIKNEVEHL from the coding sequence ATGAATAGTTTCGCATTATTTTCTGTGGTTATGTTTTATCTGGCCCTTCTGTTCTTAGTTGCCCATCTGGCAGAGAAGAAAAGAAGCAAGTTCTGGATCAATAACCCTTACATTTATGCATTGTCTTTGGCCGTATATTGTACTGCATGGACTTACTATGGAAGCATTGGAGTAGCTGCTACAAGCGGCCTTAACTATCTACCGATTTACATTGGTCCTGCCATGATTATTCCTGCCTGGATCTACATCAACACAAGGATTGTAAGAATTGCCAGGGTTAATAAAATAAGCAGTCTTGCAGATTTTATCTCATTACGCTATGGAAACAGCAGAAGCCTGAGTGCTATTATCACCATTGTCTGCCTTTTTGCTATTGTCCCCTATATCGGGCTGCAGATCAAAGCCATATCCGAAACCTTTCATCTGGTAACAGAAACGCCGATGTCAAAAAATATACTGACTGATAATGCGACATTTGTTGTCGTTTTAATCGCTTTATTTTCTTCGTATTATGGAACCCGATATGTAGATGCTTCAGAAAAGCGACTGGGAATTATTTCAGCCATTGCTCTGGAGAGTTTTTTAAAATTATTTTTTATCATTATTCTAGGCTTTTTTGTAATCTATTATGTCTTCGATGGATTTACAGATATCTACCAGAAAGCCTGTCTTTTTAAAGATTTTAAAGAAAAAAACACATTCAATGGTATTGAAGGGGCGATGAACTGGATGGTTTTATGCATGATCTCAGCAACCGCCATCTGCATATTACCCCGACAGTTTCACACGGCAATCGTTGAAAACAGACAGGAAAAGCACATCAGAACTGCCATCTGGTTTTTTCCGCTTTATTTATTGATTTTCACCGTATTTATTTTCCCGATTGCCTGGGGCGGAAGGTTAATATTTGAGGGTGAGAAAGTAAATCCTGAGTTTTACTCTATTTTAATTCCACAGCATTTTGGCAATACTTTAATCACAGTTTTGGTTTTCCTTGGTGGATTAAGCTCATGCATTTCCATGATTATTATTTCTGCCATCACTTTATCCATCATGCTTTCTAATAACCTTATTATCCCTTATGGATTGCTTGGGAAATTGAAATCTGAAAATGAAGAACAAAATACAAGAAGCATCACCAATATCAGAAAGTTCAGCATTTTTGCTCTGATTATTATGGCTTTTGTTTTTTACAAATATTTTATTTTAAAAACTTCACTGGATTCTGTAGGATTGATTTCATTTGTAATTATTGCACAATTAGCCCCGGCATTTTTTGGAGCCATATTCTGGAGAAGAGGAAGTTACAAAGGAGCCGTAATTGGCCTTACTGCCGGATTAGCGATCTGTTATTTCGGGCTTATTATTCCGCAGTATTACTTCTCCTACAACCAGGAATTCAAAGGGGTTTTAAGAGACATGTATAATTCTTTCAACTTCTTCACCATTCCTTATCTGGCAAGAATTCCTCAAATCTTTTTCTGGTCAATCTTGGTGAATACAGGCCTATTTACTATTATTTCGGTAAGCACCAAAGGAAATTATCGTGAAAGAAATTTTGCTGAACTCTACGTAGACATCGACAAATACATTCAGAATCATGAAAATGCTTTCATCTGGAGAGGAACTGCCTATATTTCTGATATTCAAAATATCCTGGAAAGATTTTTGGGCAAAAATAAAACTGAACAGGCTTTAAGGATTTTTAATTTAAAATATAATATTGACTCTAAAACAGAAACTGCAGATTCTAGATTTATCAAATTTTCCGAAAACCTTCTCGCAGGAAGAATAGGAACAGCTTCAGCTAAAATTCTAATTGAAGGCGTTACCAAAGAGGATAAAATATCTTTGAAAGAAGTTTTGAATATCCTTGAAGAATCTAAAGAAAACATCAGTTTAAACAAAAAGCTTACGGAACAATCTGAAGAATTACAGAAGCTTTCAGATGACCTCAGAACCGCTAATGAAAGCCTGATTGTGAAAGACCGTCAAAAAGATGACTTCCTGGATTCTGTTGCTCATGAGTTGAGAACTCCAATTACGGCGATCCGTTCAGCTGGGGAAATTCTGGCTGATGATGATGACATTCCTTTTGAAATCAAACAAGAGTTTCTAAATAATATCATTACAGAGTCTGACCGATTAAGCGAAATTATCAATGACATTCTTTATCTCGACAAGCTTCAACATGGAGAGATCTCATTAAGCATCCTACAAAACAACATTCTTGAAACCTATAAAAAAGCATTAAACCCTCTCCTCCATCTGATACACCAGAAAAATATCCATTTAAGCGAGGTGAATCTTCTGAATCGGGTTATATTTGAGTATGATGAAGCCAGAATGATTCAATTGCTTCAAAACATATGGGGAAATGCCTTAAAATTTACGGATGAACAGGGAACGATACAAACTAAACTATTTGAAAGGGAAAATCAATTGATCATTACCATTTTCAATACGGGGAAACACATCCCGGAAGAGGATCTGGAAATGATTTTTGACAAGTTTTATCAATCCAAAAATCAAAACATTTTAAAACCTACAGGAAGCGGACTTGGCCTTGCCATTTCAAAGAAAATAATACAAGCTCACAACGGAAGTATAAAAGCTGAAAACAGCGGCCTTGGGGTAACTTTTACGATCAGCCTTCCTGACAGCATAATAAACGAGATTAAAAATGAAGTTGAACACCTTTAA
- a CDS encoding response regulator transcription factor, with protein sequence MKKIIIADDEHKILMSLEYSFKKNGYDVYIARDGTEVLEFLKTMVPDVILLDIMMPNLDGYSTLDIIKQDENLKNTKVIFLSAKNNPRDIEKGLEMGADAYITKPYSIKKLMQQIEEMF encoded by the coding sequence ATGAAAAAGATAATCATTGCAGATGACGAACACAAAATATTAATGTCGCTGGAATACAGCTTTAAAAAGAACGGTTATGATGTCTACATTGCCAGAGACGGAACAGAAGTTCTGGAATTTCTCAAAACAATGGTTCCGGATGTAATTCTTCTCGATATCATGATGCCTAATCTTGACGGCTACAGTACATTGGATATTATTAAGCAGGATGAAAACCTGAAGAATACAAAAGTCATCTTTCTAAGTGCAAAAAACAATCCGAGAGATATTGAAAAAGGCCTTGAAATGGGAGCTGATGCCTACATCACAAAACCCTACTCTATTAAAAAACTGATGCAGCAGATTGAAGAAATGTTTTAA
- the acs gene encoding acetate--CoA ligase yields MRNYLIEDLPQYFEDYKKSIKNPKKFWDKVADQNFVWYQRWSKVVKYDMNEAKIEWFKNAKLNITKNCLDRHLAIRGDKTAIIWEPNDPKEEAQHISYNELYTRVNKTANILKEMGIEKGDRVCIYLPMIPELAVTMLACAKLGAVHSVIFAGFSASAVSSRVNDCEAKMVITSDGSYRGNKVLDLKSIVDEALEKTPTVEKVLVVKRTHNEIKMKEGRDFWLADLYEKASPDFVTVIMDSEDPLFILYTSGSTGKPKGMLHTSAGYMVYTAYTFKNVFNYKENDIYWCTADIGWITGHSYILYGPLLNGATTVIFEGVPTYPEPDRFWEVIEKHKITQFYTAPTAIRSLAKESTEWVDKHDLSSLKVIGSVGEPINDEAWHWFNDHVGKKKCPIVDTWWQTETGGIMISPLPFVTPTKPTYATLPLPGIQPVLMDDKRNEITGNQVTGNLCIRFPWPGIARTIWGDHQRYKETYFTAFPGKYFTGDGALRDEVGYYRITGRVDDVIIVSGHNLGTAPIEDSINQHPAVAESAIVGYPHDIKGNALYGYVMLKESGEGRDKENLKKEINQLISDQIGPIAKLDKIQFVSGLPKTRSGKIMRRILRKIAEGDFSNFGDISTLLNPEIVEEIKNERI; encoded by the coding sequence ATGAGAAATTACTTAATAGAAGATTTACCACAATACTTTGAAGATTATAAAAAATCTATCAAAAACCCAAAGAAATTCTGGGACAAGGTAGCTGATCAGAACTTTGTGTGGTATCAGAGATGGAGCAAGGTGGTTAAGTACGATATGAATGAAGCTAAAATCGAATGGTTCAAAAATGCCAAACTTAATATTACTAAAAACTGTCTGGACAGACATCTTGCCATAAGAGGAGACAAAACAGCAATCATCTGGGAACCGAATGATCCCAAAGAGGAAGCTCAGCATATTTCCTACAACGAATTGTACACTCGTGTCAATAAGACTGCCAATATTTTAAAAGAAATGGGTATTGAAAAAGGTGACAGAGTATGTATTTACCTTCCAATGATTCCGGAATTAGCTGTTACCATGCTGGCTTGCGCTAAGCTGGGAGCCGTACATTCTGTTATTTTTGCAGGATTCTCTGCCTCCGCCGTATCTTCAAGAGTGAATGATTGTGAAGCTAAGATGGTCATCACTTCAGATGGAAGCTACAGAGGAAATAAAGTTCTGGACCTGAAAAGTATTGTGGATGAAGCTTTAGAAAAAACACCAACTGTTGAAAAAGTCCTTGTCGTAAAGAGAACTCACAATGAGATCAAAATGAAAGAAGGAAGAGATTTTTGGCTGGCAGACTTATATGAAAAGGCTTCTCCTGACTTTGTAACAGTTATTATGGATTCTGAGGATCCACTTTTCATTCTTTACACTTCGGGTTCTACAGGAAAACCAAAGGGAATGCTTCACACCTCCGCCGGATATATGGTGTATACTGCCTATACTTTTAAAAACGTGTTTAATTATAAAGAAAACGATATTTATTGGTGTACCGCAGATATCGGCTGGATCACCGGTCACTCTTATATTCTTTACGGACCATTATTGAATGGAGCCACTACAGTCATTTTCGAAGGAGTTCCCACTTATCCTGAGCCGGATCGTTTTTGGGAAGTCATTGAAAAACATAAGATCACCCAATTCTATACCGCTCCTACTGCTATTCGTTCTCTAGCTAAAGAAAGTACAGAATGGGTGGATAAGCATGATTTGAGTTCATTAAAAGTCATCGGATCTGTAGGAGAACCTATTAATGATGAAGCATGGCATTGGTTTAATGATCATGTAGGAAAGAAAAAATGTCCGATTGTTGACACCTGGTGGCAGACAGAAACCGGAGGAATCATGATTTCACCGCTTCCTTTTGTGACTCCTACCAAGCCTACCTATGCTACTCTTCCTCTACCGGGAATTCAACCCGTTTTGATGGATGATAAACGCAATGAAATTACAGGGAATCAGGTAACCGGAAACCTATGCATCCGTTTTCCATGGCCGGGAATCGCAAGAACCATCTGGGGTGACCATCAAAGATATAAAGAAACCTATTTCACAGCTTTCCCTGGAAAATATTTTACAGGAGACGGCGCTTTGAGAGACGAAGTAGGTTATTACAGAATCACAGGCCGCGTGGATGATGTGATCATTGTTTCCGGACATAATCTGGGAACCGCACCTATTGAAGACAGCATCAACCAACATCCTGCCGTTGCCGAATCTGCTATTGTAGGTTACCCGCATGACATCAAAGGAAATGCATTATACGGTTATGTGATGCTTAAAGAATCCGGAGAGGGCCGTGATAAGGAAAACCTTAAGAAAGAAATCAATCAGTTGATTTCCGATCAGATCGGACCTATCGCTAAACTGGACAAGATACAGTTTGTTTCTGGTCTTCCAAAGACACGTTCCGGTAAAATCATGCGTAGAATCCTTAGAAAAATTGCAGAGGGAGATTTCAGCAACTTCGGAGACATCAGTACCCTATTGAATCCGGAAATTGTAGAAGAAATTAAAAACGAAAGAATTTAA
- a CDS encoding RelA/SpoT family protein → MSYDLEQENKEILARYKDLISNTYRTLDEENNKLIRKAFDIALDAHKDQRRKSGEPYIYHPIAVAKIVATEIGLGATSIACALLHDVIEDSDYTYEDLKKIFGEKIASIVNGLTKISIMNHQNISVQSENYRKLLLTLSEDFRVILIKIADRLHNMRTLESMAPDKQKKIASETVYIYAPMAHRLGLYNIKSELEDLSLKYNNPEVYNEITEKLELAKESRERYIEEFKTEVSERLKEEGLNFTIKGRAKAISSIYRKMLKQGVSFEEVFDNYAIRIIYKSDAKNEKFLAWKIYSIVTDVYHSNPSRMRDWITQPRSTGYESLHLTVLGPDKKWIEVQIRSERMDEIAEKGVAAHYKYKEGYKQSSDDRNFEKWVTEIREVLEQQQNLSTSELLDNIKLNLYSKEVFVFTPKGEIKILPTNATALDFAFSVHSDLGMKCLGAKINGKLVPISYVLQNGDQVDILSSQNQKPKSDWLEFVVTSKAKSKIKSYLNSQKNQLVEDGKEILQRKLRHAKINFNDEEINKLQKFFNLKSSQELFLKFQTNELDASSLRKYIESKNVFNNLLSRFRKSPSKNTHYEEPKEQNLDMIVFGKDEERLNYTYAKCCTVIPGDKIFGFITISDGIKVHSDNCPNAINLRAQYDYRVIPAKWVNEESFKNRVKIEIEGLDRMGMINDITTVISGSMGMDMKSMSIESNNGVFTGNINLEVKNKGQLEETFKKLKNINGVSRVRRL, encoded by the coding sequence ATGAGTTACGATTTAGAACAAGAGAATAAAGAGATCCTTGCAAGATATAAGGATCTGATTTCTAACACATACAGAACGCTGGATGAGGAAAACAACAAGCTCATCCGGAAAGCATTCGATATTGCATTGGATGCTCATAAGGATCAAAGGAGAAAATCCGGAGAGCCTTACATCTACCACCCTATCGCTGTAGCCAAAATTGTAGCGACAGAAATCGGTTTGGGAGCAACTTCCATTGCTTGTGCATTGCTGCATGATGTGATTGAAGATTCGGATTATACTTACGAAGATTTGAAAAAAATCTTTGGGGAGAAAATTGCCAGTATTGTGAATGGATTGACTAAAATATCCATCATGAACCATCAGAATATCTCCGTACAATCAGAAAACTACAGAAAATTACTGTTGACTCTGTCTGAAGATTTCAGGGTTATCCTGATCAAAATTGCGGACCGTCTTCACAATATGCGAACCCTGGAAAGCATGGCTCCGGACAAACAGAAAAAAATCGCATCAGAAACGGTGTATATCTATGCGCCGATGGCCCACCGTCTTGGTTTGTATAATATAAAATCTGAGCTGGAAGATCTTTCTTTAAAATACAATAATCCTGAGGTTTATAATGAAATCACGGAGAAATTAGAGCTGGCAAAGGAAAGCCGTGAGCGCTATATTGAGGAATTTAAAACCGAAGTTTCAGAGCGATTGAAAGAAGAAGGATTAAATTTTACCATCAAAGGCCGTGCAAAAGCAATTTCTTCCATTTACAGGAAAATGCTGAAGCAGGGAGTTTCCTTTGAAGAGGTTTTTGATAACTATGCGATCAGAATTATCTATAAATCGGATGCTAAAAATGAAAAATTCTTAGCCTGGAAGATTTATTCTATCGTTACAGATGTTTATCACAGTAATCCTTCGAGAATGCGTGACTGGATTACCCAACCCCGCTCTACAGGATATGAAAGTTTACACTTAACTGTTCTTGGTCCTGATAAAAAATGGATTGAAGTTCAGATCCGTTCAGAACGAATGGATGAAATTGCCGAAAAAGGAGTTGCAGCGCATTATAAATACAAAGAAGGCTATAAGCAAAGTTCTGATGACCGTAATTTTGAAAAATGGGTTACGGAGATTCGCGAAGTGCTTGAACAGCAGCAAAACCTCTCTACTTCTGAACTTTTAGATAATATCAAACTGAACCTTTATTCAAAAGAGGTATTTGTATTTACACCAAAAGGAGAAATTAAAATCCTACCAACTAATGCTACTGCCCTGGATTTTGCCTTTTCGGTTCACTCAGATCTGGGAATGAAATGTCTGGGAGCTAAAATCAATGGAAAACTGGTTCCGATTTCTTATGTTCTTCAAAATGGTGATCAGGTAGATATTCTGTCTTCTCAGAATCAGAAACCTAAATCTGATTGGCTGGAATTTGTAGTCACTTCAAAAGCTAAATCAAAGATTAAAAGTTACCTGAATTCCCAGAAAAATCAGCTGGTGGAAGATGGAAAAGAAATTTTACAAAGAAAACTTCGTCATGCAAAGATCAATTTCAATGATGAAGAGATCAATAAATTACAAAAGTTCTTTAACTTAAAATCATCACAGGAACTTTTCCTTAAATTCCAAACCAATGAATTGGATGCAAGCAGCTTAAGGAAATATATTGAAAGTAAGAATGTATTCAACAATCTCCTTTCCAGATTCAGAAAATCACCATCCAAAAACACTCATTATGAGGAGCCTAAAGAGCAAAACCTTGATATGATTGTCTTTGGAAAAGATGAAGAAAGACTGAATTATACTTATGCAAAATGCTGTACGGTAATTCCTGGAGACAAAATCTTTGGATTTATTACTATTTCCGATGGAATCAAAGTACACAGTGACAACTGTCCGAATGCGATCAACCTTAGAGCCCAGTATGATTATCGTGTTATTCCTGCCAAATGGGTAAATGAGGAAAGCTTTAAAAACCGAGTAAAAATTGAGATCGAAGGTCTAGACAGAATGGGAATGATCAATGATATTACGACGGTCATCAGTGGAAGTATGGGAATGGATATGAAAAGTATGTCTATTGAATCCAACAATGGCGTATTTACAGGAAACATCAATCTTGAAGTCAAGAATAAGGGGCAATTGGAGGAAACCTTCAAGAAGCTCAAGAATATTAATGGAGTCTCCAGAGTGAGACGACTATAA
- the nhaA gene encoding Na+/H+ antiporter NhaA gives MNLSLYFKKFFNNSQASGIILIFCVLISLLIANSSLAGSFQSFLDKEAGTHLFGLEYPVSIWINDGLMAVFFLLVGLEIKRELVEGELSSFKNASLPIFAAVGGMLVPAVIYSIFNSGTEYSNGWGIPMATDIAFSLAIISMLGKKIPNSIKIFLAALAIVDDLGAILVIAIFYTEQIHWSYLLLSFGVTALLFILNFLKVTKTIFYIIPGLFLWYFLHHSGIHATIAGVLLAFSIPTNASNVEISPLEKLEHQLHVPVSFLIMPVFALTNTNITFSSEMVAGVTSTLGLGIICGLILGKLIGINLFSLLAIKLKLSSLPQNSNWTQMIGVGLLAGIGFTMSIFIALLSFKGEIVIQDEAKFAILIASFVAAILGFIILSISSKGNMEPEED, from the coding sequence ATGAATTTATCACTTTATTTTAAAAAATTTTTCAACAACAGTCAAGCCTCAGGAATCATTCTTATTTTCTGTGTGCTTATTTCATTACTTATTGCTAACTCTTCTCTTGCGGGAAGCTTTCAGAGCTTTTTAGACAAAGAAGCAGGAACTCACCTGTTTGGGCTGGAATACCCTGTCAGTATCTGGATCAATGATGGTTTGATGGCTGTATTCTTTCTTTTGGTAGGTCTGGAAATTAAACGAGAGCTTGTAGAGGGTGAGCTTTCTTCTTTCAAGAATGCTTCATTACCTATTTTTGCAGCAGTGGGCGGCATGCTTGTACCTGCCGTTATTTACAGTATTTTCAATTCCGGAACAGAATACAGCAATGGCTGGGGAATTCCGATGGCTACTGATATTGCTTTTTCTTTGGCTATTATTTCGATGCTGGGCAAGAAAATCCCTAATTCTATTAAGATATTTCTGGCTGCATTAGCCATTGTAGATGATCTTGGGGCCATCCTTGTCATTGCAATTTTTTATACTGAACAGATCCACTGGAGCTATCTTCTACTCTCTTTTGGAGTAACTGCTCTGTTGTTTATTTTAAATTTTTTAAAAGTTACCAAAACAATATTTTATATCATTCCGGGATTATTTTTATGGTACTTCCTGCATCATTCCGGAATTCACGCCACCATAGCCGGAGTTTTATTGGCATTTTCAATTCCTACCAACGCTTCCAATGTAGAAATTTCACCATTAGAAAAATTGGAACACCAGCTCCACGTTCCTGTAAGCTTTTTAATCATGCCTGTTTTTGCTTTAACAAATACCAATATTACTTTTTCAAGTGAAATGGTAGCAGGGGTTACAAGCACGCTAGGATTGGGAATTATCTGCGGATTGATTCTTGGTAAGCTCATCGGAATTAACTTATTCTCTTTGCTAGCCATTAAATTAAAACTCAGCTCTCTGCCACAAAACAGCAACTGGACTCAAATGATCGGGGTAGGTTTATTGGCCGGAATCGGATTTACAATGTCCATTTTTATTGCTCTCTTATCATTTAAAGGAGAGATCGTGATACAGGATGAAGCTAAGTTTGCCATCCTGATCGCTTCTTTTGTTGCGGCCATTCTAGGATTTATAATTTTAAGTATAAGTTCTAAAGGAAATATGGAACCGGAAGAAGATTAA